CCGGGGGCATTGATGCCAACTTCGGAAAGACCCATGGCACCGTTACTCCTGACGTATTTCCACCGGTGGGCTTGGAAGGCATACATCCGCCTATTTCACTTTCTTCACCGGTCACAGAAGCTGCCCTGGGAGCTCATCTGGAATTTGACTTAACGCTGGGGTCTCAGGCATTTCCGCTCAATCATTTTTTTGGCATTAGCTTCAAGCTGCAATTTGACCCCCAGCTCGTCAATTCCGATATTACTTTTGAAAAAAATCCTGACTGGTGGCTGGCCTCTTCTCCGGGGAAAACCCGTCAACTGGTGAAAACAGATTACGAAAACGGTATTATTGAAATTACCATCGTCAGAATCGTCCCGAACGAAACGATTGGTTTTGGAAATATCGGGACCATTTCCCTAAACCTGTCTGATAACGATAATCTCGTATTACCCTTATCCCTTAATCTCGCAATAACAGATATCGTTGTCATTGACAGCGATATGCAAAAATCATCGCTTTTCCCCACAGGGGTTTCGCTGAATATTGGAGCTCCTCCAACTAACTTCAATTGTCCTGACATCATTGCTCCGGTGTGCGGAGACAATGGCGTAACTTATTTAAACAGTTGTTTTGCGGAAGCGGCGGGTGTTCTCAACTACACCGAGGGCGTCTGTTTTGGAAGCTGTATCAATCCGGAACTTATTGATCCTGACGCGGATTGTGGAGATGAATACAATCCTGTCTGCGGATGTAATGGTGTAACTTATATAAACGAATGTGTAGCCCTGGCTCACGGAATAACCACTTTTTCAAGTGGTTCGTGCAATAGCGATTGTTACGACCCCTATTATATTGTGACGAGTGCAGGCACATACGTTAATGAAGAAACAGGTGTAATTTCACTTGATTGTCCGGCGGGTAATGATCCGGTGTGCGGATGCAACGGCATCACCTACGCCAATGCTTGTATCGCGGAAGCCAGCGGCATTACCTTTTATACACAGGGTGTATGCAACGAAAATTGCGTGGATCCCGGAAGTATGAATCCTAATGCCAGTTGCCCTACCGTTTATGCTCCGGTGTGCGGATGCAATGAGGTGACGTACTCAAATGCGTGTTATGCTGAAGCGGCGGGAGTCACCAACTACACCCCCGGTGTTTGCGGAGTAAGTTCTCCCTGGTGCGAAGAGGCCATTCCCATCCAGTGCGGTGATTTCCTGGCTTATGAAACAACGATAGGAGCGGGGAATCAGATTACCAGCTACCCAGGCTGCAGTAATTACACCTTCCAGGGGCCGGATAAGGTTTACGTTTTGAATAAAACAACAGCAGGCGACCTGCAAATCGGGCTGGAAATTACTACGCCCGGAATGGACCTTGATCTCTTCCTTTTAGCAGACAATTGTAGTCAACTAACTTGTATACGTTCGAGCACCTCCAGCAACTCAGTGACCAATAACGAAGGGATTCTCTACGAAGATGCCCCGCTGGGAACCTATTATATTGTGGTGGATGGTCAATACGCTACCTCAAAAGGGGATTATCATATTGAAGTAAACTGTGGGTACCTTTATTGCGGAGACGCGCAACCTTTGGTGTGTGGAGTTCCTTTCCAGGGGAATAACATGAACGGTAATGACGACGTATCATTATATGGATGCGATGGAAATGTTTTTAATGTTGAAAATAACGGACCGGAAATGGTTCATTATTTTACGACTACTGAAGCCGGTCAGGTTACTATTACCATGACCAATTTATCAGCCAACCTTGAACTTTTCCTTTTGCGTTCCTGTGACCGTGGCGATTGTATGGATTACAGCCAGAATTCAGGCACCACAAATGAATCAATAACCGCCTGGCTTCAGCCTGGCACTTACTACGTGGTGGTTGACGGTTATAACGGTGGGGTGGGGAATTATACCCTTAACGTAGATTGTACCTCCAATTGTGACCTTGCCCTGGTAGATCTTACTTCAACCCCCACATCCTGTGGCCAAAATGATGGAAGCATACACATCGTTTCCAGCGGAGGCACCCCTGGGTTTATCATTCATTATTCTGGGCCATTATCGGGAAGCTTTTATACTAATAGCAATAACTGCACCCTCTATCATCTGCCAGCGGGAATTTATACGGTTACCAAAACGGATGCTTCCGGTTGTTCGGCAACACAAACCGTTACCGTTTATTCCTCAGGCAACCTTAGTGTGACGCTTACCCCTACCAGTACCTCATGTATGGATATGGGGTCTCTTTGGGTAACCATAAATAATGGCGTCGGCCCTTACAATGTGTTAATTTCCGGACCACAAAATTCTAATTTAACATCTAATAATTCCAGTTTCGAAATCCAGAACCTGCCCACCGGTCACTACACTATTTACGTGACCGATCACAATGGTTGTTCTGTATCTAAACCATTTGAAATAGACCAGAATAGCGGGAATTTTTATTACATAGCGACCCCACATCCCGGAGCATGTGGTGAATTAGGATACATCCACGTCGAAACTTACAATGGTATTGCTCCCTACAATATTCTTATTGCAGGACCGATGTCAGGATATACCACAACAAATTATTCATCATTCAACATCATCAATCTTCCGGCGGGAACCTATACCCTTACCATAGAAGACGGAAACTGGTGCAACGATCAACAAGTGGTCGTCATTGGCGAATCCAACCTGGATATTACCGCAGTCGCTATCAACGGAGCCTGTGGTCAGCAAGGTAGCATTTATGTAAATATGTCCTATGGAACAGGTCCATATACTGTCAGTTGGACCGGCCCCGTCAATGGAAGTACCGTCACCAATAACGATTCTTATACCATTCAAAACCTGCCTACCGGAAATTACCAGGTGATCGTTGAAGATGATAACTGGTGTTCTGATTATGCCGTCGTACAGGTAAATAATTCAGGAGGGCAACTCTCCTTTGATGTCATTCCACTGGATGGAACCTGCAGCGCACTGGGCGCTTTATGGGTGGACATCAATAACGGCACCCCTCCCTATATTGTAACATGGTCGGGGCCTTCTTCCGGAACCAATACCATTTACGGAGACGGATTTGACATTCCAAACCTCACAGGAGGTTGTTATACGGTTCAGATTACAGACGCCAGTGGTTGTACAAATACCGAAATGGCATGTATTGTTCTTGCAGGCAACCTGGACGTAGACCTTACCGCCATTAGCGGTACCTGTGGACAAAATGGATCCATAAATGTGCTCATTAATGGTGGTTCTCCTAATTTCCAAATCAACTGGACCGGACCGGTTAATGGTTCCGTAAGTGTTAATTCCAATACTTATACGATCACCAACCTGCCTTCGGGGACTTATTCCGTTTACGTTACAGATGCCAGCGGTTGTACTGATTATGCCGTCGTCCAGTTAAATAATACTACGGGGGGACAACTTACTTTAAATGCTACGCCAATCAACGGAACTTGTAATCAGTTAGGAGGAATCTGGCTGGACATCCTGGGAGGATCAGCACCTTATTCCGTCAGTTGGACGGGACCAGTTTCTGGATCAACCACCATCAATAATAATGGCATGGCCATCAACAACCTGCCTGCCGGAACCTATTGGTTGTATGTAACCGATGCCAACGGATGTTCGGGAAGCACAAACGTCCAGGTGGTTCAAACCAACAATATTGCCATATCATTGTCTTCCACCCCTGCAGGTTGTGGAAGTTACGGAAGCATCTTTGTTAATATTACAAACGGCACCGGGCCTTATTCCATCACATGGAATGGGCCTTCCTCAGGTTCTACCAACACCAACCTGTCCACTTATAACATTTCCAACCTGCCGGCAGGTGCTTATTCTATATGGGTCACAGATGCCAACGGTTGCTCGGTGGACAATAACATATCCATTCTCTACACCAACAATCTGGACATCGTCGCAAATCCTGAAAACGGTAATTGCGGCCAAAACGGAGCTATCTGGGTGAGCATTAATGGAGGAACTCCTGCTTATACAATTCAATGGTCAGGACCGGTTTCAGGATCAGCGACCAGTAACAATGGATACAATATCGCTAACCTGCCAACAGGAATTTACACTATCACAGTAACGGATGCGAATGGATGTTCGGATTCCCAAAACGTTTACCTCAACAACGGGGGCGGTACTATCGATGTAACCGCCATCCCAACAAATGGGGAATGTGGGATCAACGGAAGCATTCATGTGGGCATCAGTGGTGGCTCACCGGTGTTCACCATCACCTGGTCGGGCCCGGTTTCTGGAACAGCGAATACCTCTAACAATTTCTATAACATCAATGGTCTGCCTTCCGGAACTTATTATATAACAGTGATCGATGCCAACGGCTGCTTTGATACCTATACGGTTACCATTAACAATGGTTCGAACAACCTCGATATTCATACTACCCTCGTCGTCAACAACTGCGGACAATATAACTGGGTATGGATCGATATTACCGGAGGATGGCCCACTTACACCATCACCTGGACCGGACCACAAAATGGTTCCGGAACCACAGAAACGAACGGTTTTGAGATCATGGACCTGCCTCCTGGCATTTATACGATTACCGTAACCGACATTCACGGGTGTTCCGATACGGTAACGGTGACCATTTACAACGCACCTGTGGAATTATTGACCCTTACGGGGATCAACGGCGAATGTGGAGGACTTGGCACCATCGTTGCGCATGTGATCGACGGGGTTCCCAATTACCAAATTTCCTGGACAGGACCGGTTTCAGGATCAATAACTACAACGTCCACGACACACACCATAAGCAATCTGCCTTCAGGTACCTATACTTTTACCCTCCTGGATGGCAACTGGTGTACCGATGTGGAGGTCATCACAATAACTAATTCTCCGGGAGATCTGGACATCAACACCACGCTGGTTCCCAATGATTGTGGCCAATACAATTGGGTATGGATCGATATTACCGGAGGATGGCCCACTTACACCATCACCTGGACCGGACCACAAAACGGTTCCGGAACGACCCAGGGCAGCGGTTTTGAGATCATTGATCTTCCTCCGGGTGTTTATACGATTACAGTAACCGATATCCACGGCTGTTCAACCTATGAAGTGGTTACCATTTACAATGCTCCGGTGGAACTGCTGACGCTGACCGGAGTCAACGGGGAGTGCGGCACCTATGGGTCTATCATTGCTACGGTAATCGGTGGAGCCCCCAATTACCAGATCAGCTGGACGGGGCCAGTTTCGGGATCCGTTACCACCAGCAATTCAACCTACATCATCCAGAATTTACCTTCCGGAACCTATACCGTAACACTTCTGGACGGCAATTGGTGCACCGATGTAGAAGTCATCACAATTACCAATACTCCGAACGACCTAGACATTGCCACCACCCTTGTTGTAAATGATTGCGGTCAATACAACTGGGTTTGGATCGATATTAATGGCGGATGGCCAACCTACACCATCACCTGGACAGGACCGCAAAACGGTTCCGGAACCACAGAAACCAGCGGTTTTGAAATTATGGATTTGCCACCAGGGGTTTATACGATTACCGTAACCGACATCCACGGATGTTCAGTTACCGTCACGGTAACCATTTATAATGCTCCTGTTGAATTGTTAACCTTAACGGCCAATAATGGAGATTGTAATGCTTACGGTTCCATTACGGCCAACGTGATTGGTGGATTACCCGTTTATGAAATCAGCTGGACGGGGCCGGTTTCCGGGTCTGTATCAACAAATGATGTGACTTATGTGATCGACAATCTGCCTTCCGGAACTTATACTGTTTCATTACTCGATGGGAACTGGTGCACAGACGTAGAAGTCATTACCATCAACAACGCCGGTGGAAACCTGACAGTAGTTGCCGTTGCGGTAAATGGCACCTGTGAACAAAATGGTTCCATATGGCTGGATATCTATAACGGAACAGCACCCTACACCATTACCTGGTCAGGACCTGTCTCGGGATCGGTAACGACGGTTGCATCGGGTTACAATATTCCTAACCTGCCACAAGGCACTTACACGGTAACGGTAATCGATGCCAATGGATGTTCCGATACAACAGTAGTGTATGTATCGGTCAGTGAAAATGACCTGAGCGTAATTGCCGTTCCTTTTGACGGCGACTGTGAACAGGCGGGATACATCCACATAGGCATTACCGGAGGAGAGGCCAATTATATTGTCAACTGGTCAGGGCCTGTCTCAGGCAGCAACGTCATACAAGATCCTGGTTATAATATAACGGATCTTCCGGCAGGCACTTACACGATAACCATAACAGATTCGAATGGTTGTTCAGCTGTTGTAATGGCTACGATAAATTCTCTCAATACGGGCCTCAACGTTTCTGCCATGGCATCCAATGGCTACTGT
This sequence is a window from Lewinellaceae bacterium. Protein-coding genes within it:
- a CDS encoding T9SS type A sorting domain-containing protein, encoding MNKSFTLNLTVILLLGMNVANLSAQMVWPGDINNSGRVTGMDLLYIGTQYWSSGPQRPNANTDWTAQPMGQSWNTNLPATSIDAAYADADGDGYISDTDITGGIDANFGKTHGTVTPDVFPPVGLEGIHPPISLSSPVTEAALGAHLEFDLTLGSQAFPLNHFFGISFKLQFDPQLVNSDITFEKNPDWWLASSPGKTRQLVKTDYENGIIEITIVRIVPNETIGFGNIGTISLNLSDNDNLVLPLSLNLAITDIVVIDSDMQKSSLFPTGVSLNIGAPPTNFNCPDIIAPVCGDNGVTYLNSCFAEAAGVLNYTEGVCFGSCINPELIDPDADCGDEYNPVCGCNGVTYINECVALAHGITTFSSGSCNSDCYDPYYIVTSAGTYVNEETGVISLDCPAGNDPVCGCNGITYANACIAEASGITFYTQGVCNENCVDPGSMNPNASCPTVYAPVCGCNEVTYSNACYAEAAGVTNYTPGVCGVSSPWCEEAIPIQCGDFLAYETTIGAGNQITSYPGCSNYTFQGPDKVYVLNKTTAGDLQIGLEITTPGMDLDLFLLADNCSQLTCIRSSTSSNSVTNNEGILYEDAPLGTYYIVVDGQYATSKGDYHIEVNCGYLYCGDAQPLVCGVPFQGNNMNGNDDVSLYGCDGNVFNVENNGPEMVHYFTTTEAGQVTITMTNLSANLELFLLRSCDRGDCMDYSQNSGTTNESITAWLQPGTYYVVVDGYNGGVGNYTLNVDCTSNCDLALVDLTSTPTSCGQNDGSIHIVSSGGTPGFIIHYSGPLSGSFYTNSNNCTLYHLPAGIYTVTKTDASGCSATQTVTVYSSGNLSVTLTPTSTSCMDMGSLWVTINNGVGPYNVLISGPQNSNLTSNNSSFEIQNLPTGHYTIYVTDHNGCSVSKPFEIDQNSGNFYYIATPHPGACGELGYIHVETYNGIAPYNILIAGPMSGYTTTNYSSFNIINLPAGTYTLTIEDGNWCNDQQVVVIGESNLDITAVAINGACGQQGSIYVNMSYGTGPYTVSWTGPVNGSTVTNNDSYTIQNLPTGNYQVIVEDDNWCSDYAVVQVNNSGGQLSFDVIPLDGTCSALGALWVDINNGTPPYIVTWSGPSSGTNTIYGDGFDIPNLTGGCYTVQITDASGCTNTEMACIVLAGNLDVDLTAISGTCGQNGSINVLINGGSPNFQINWTGPVNGSVSVNSNTYTITNLPSGTYSVYVTDASGCTDYAVVQLNNTTGGQLTLNATPINGTCNQLGGIWLDILGGSAPYSVSWTGPVSGSTTINNNGMAINNLPAGTYWLYVTDANGCSGSTNVQVVQTNNIAISLSSTPAGCGSYGSIFVNITNGTGPYSITWNGPSSGSTNTNLSTYNISNLPAGAYSIWVTDANGCSVDNNISILYTNNLDIVANPENGNCGQNGAIWVSINGGTPAYTIQWSGPVSGSATSNNGYNIANLPTGIYTITVTDANGCSDSQNVYLNNGGGTIDVTAIPTNGECGINGSIHVGISGGSPVFTITWSGPVSGTANTSNNFYNINGLPSGTYYITVIDANGCFDTYTVTINNGSNNLDIHTTLVVNNCGQYNWVWIDITGGWPTYTITWTGPQNGSGTTETNGFEIMDLPPGIYTITVTDIHGCSDTVTVTIYNAPVELLTLTGINGECGGLGTIVAHVIDGVPNYQISWTGPVSGSITTTSTTHTISNLPSGTYTFTLLDGNWCTDVEVITITNSPGDLDINTTLVPNDCGQYNWVWIDITGGWPTYTITWTGPQNGSGTTQGSGFEIIDLPPGVYTITVTDIHGCSTYEVVTIYNAPVELLTLTGVNGECGTYGSIIATVIGGAPNYQISWTGPVSGSVTTSNSTYIIQNLPSGTYTVTLLDGNWCTDVEVITITNTPNDLDIATTLVVNDCGQYNWVWIDINGGWPTYTITWTGPQNGSGTTETSGFEIMDLPPGVYTITVTDIHGCSVTVTVTIYNAPVELLTLTANNGDCNAYGSITANVIGGLPVYEISWTGPVSGSVSTNDVTYVIDNLPSGTYTVSLLDGNWCTDVEVITINNAGGNLTVVAVAVNGTCEQNGSIWLDIYNGTAPYTITWSGPVSGSVTTVASGYNIPNLPQGTYTVTVIDANGCSDTTVVYVSVSENDLSVIAVPFDGDCEQAGYIHIGITGGEANYIVNWSGPVSGSNVIQDPGYNITDLPAGTYTITITDSNGCSAVVMATINSLNTGLNVSAMASNGYCNGLGNIWMDFYNGSAPFTITWTGPVSGSTVTNYFYYDIVNLPSGTYIVTVTDTNGCAYTETFTIVNVIDDLTASLSAIQGGCGVPGSIQVNVTGGTPGYTITWVSSNASGSFTTNNNTYYIQNLPSGIYTVSIEDANGCGEITSIQLLNYPNNLQVYTTPVHPTCTQQGAIGLIFNGGSPDYNISWTGPVSGSATVSSGNYAIGNLPGGDYTININDANGCYAIVNVSLDSTPETPIVDFNFQISGLTATFTNLSAAGSYLWTFGDGTSSTQTAPTHQYLSSGSYQVCLTVTNSCGSATYCETIGVASGFDAVILDIGQGFGGPGTTIQVPVTIQNCNLLVSLAGTIQVDVNAVASVTGISHGLIAPQYNAINHTFNFYDNTGEGIPLTDGDILFYFNIELTGSAGSQSGLHLINNPLSIEVGGIVNDLPTVLPHITVPGSVQIMDTGIVEGLVSTYWGAGIKDVELLISAANISDTEMTNDNGVYSIGNLPVGQLYNIRPEKDNLPANGLSTYALFIGQRFILGMDPPQITSPYQVIAGDANCNGSFTTLDLFIIQQLIIGATQSFEECPSWVFVGEGNAMPEDFNAQNVFPYLSETSMMVMHDTIANFIGVKVGDILGHANPNNLQDDPDVRNDNELLFTTDNHQLTAGEFIDIPVSSSNFEDIVSFQMGLAIEAGKLGFVEFLPGDNPNFSATAAAFSENELRISWFNNQGTSSTVSPEEVLFTIRLQALQNIDDLNGLVAVSNHAITSVAHTVAGEAWDVSFQFNGVTATSDPTIDSFKLFQNEPNPFSDKTTIRFTLPASMEAELIIHDSYGRTLRQFNGQFTRGENSVHLSDLNLESGVYFYSLRAGNYADTRSMVILK